The genomic DNA GTTAAATACTCCTCGCCTTTCCCTTTACTGTCCCTCCAccctctcctctcctttccCGGCGAGCACCTCTTCCCCCCTCACCCCGCGGCCggaaaagttaaaaaagagAAGGGTTTTCCTCTCTGCAATTTCCGACTCCGAGCAGCACCCATGAAGTTCGGCAAGAGCCTCAGCAACCAGATCGAGGAGACGTTGCCCGAGTGGCGCGACAAGTTCCTGTCCTACAAGGACCTCAAGAAGAAGCTCAAGTCCATCGACCCTAGGGCCGCCGCCGAGAGGCCAGCCAAGCGCCCCAGGAGCGACCCCGACCGTGCGGACGCCGGGAACAGGGACGGGATAACCGAGGAGGAGATTCAGTTCATCAGGCTGTTGGAGGACGAGATGGAGAAGTTCAACTCTTTCTTCGtcgagaaggaggaggagtaCATCATCCGAATGAAggtatttattttaattcaattcaattcccCTCTTTCATACCTCTGGAATCGCAATCTTCTTGCTGAATCATCATTGTTTAAATGCTCTTTCGACAtgcaagcatatatatatatatatatatatgatttcgCTTCTTCTGAGATTAACAGAATTGCTGGAAATTGAACGAATTATGATCTCCAAATATCATGCGGCGTTCTAGGAatggaattttttattttttttcaatatctTAAGCTATGATCTTTGAATTGACCAATTCTGAGCAAATTTAGCTCCCCGGCGATGAGGAGGACCtgatcttatttatttatttatttatttttccgaGTCCGTAGTTTAGCAGCTAGTGCAGGCAGGCAGGTAGCACGAAAGATGGCAGATTTGCACATCTTTTTAGTTTATAATTGATGAGTCAAGGTTTAGGggcaaaattcaatttttttgatgaGATTGTATAAAGGTGTGGGCTTTTATCTGTATCTGCAATAGTGTGTGGGAGACACTTTCATGTTCAGAGATGAAGAAAGCGGGAGAAAACGATACGATGTGGAGTGTTTGTACTTTGAGGTTGCCCCTTCAAGGAAACCTGTGATTCTAGGAGGACAATGTATTGTTTTTTTGTGCATGAGAGGTGAATTCCCATCTGATGGCTATGGTCTCCAGCATGCAATATACGACATTTCATACATGCCACTGGATCTACCATACCGTACTGTTGGATGAATTTGCCAATGCAACGAAAAAGTCAAAAAGGCCAGATCCTCGGTTTCCTCTGTCTCCTGCCGAAATCCTTGTTAGCTTGGCTTAAATATTAGCAAGGACAGATAGAGCTGTTGAGAGGATCTTGAGTAGTGGGGTCAGTTGAATGACATGTGCCCTTCTCCTTGCTGTTGGTGCACTGCAGATATTACAAGATGGGATTGCGAAGGCAAAAGATTCCAATGAAGAGATGCTGAAGATTAAGAAAGAGATTGTGGACTTTCACGGAGAGATGGTCTTGTTGGAGAACTATAGTGCCCTCAACTATACAGGTACTTCCACCTCAGCTTTAACCTGtactccttttttcttttatcagtACCCGACATGACCGAATCTGATCACTAGTGAAActaaattgtaattttaataGATGCACCATTTTGTGGTTAATTAGTTATGAAACTTTGTAAAGCCAGCAATGTGAATGAGACACGGCAAGCATAGTTTGCCCACTTTGTTTTATAGAGATGTTGCATTAATTCATCCAGCGACTTGAATTGTTGCAACAGGGCTTGTTAAAATTCTCAAGAAGTACGATAAAAGGACTGGAGCTCTGATCCGCTTGCCCTTCATACAGAGGGTGTTACAGCAGCCCTTCTTCACCACCGACCTGCTCTACAAGCTTGTGAAGGGGTGCGAGGTGTTGCTAGATGGACTCTTCCCCAAGCACGAGCCCAAAGAGGACCCATCTTTTTTGGACCAGACAAAAGCAGATTGTCCTCACAATGTGGAGGATGAGGGTTCGCAGCCTAGTActtccaccaccaccaccaccaccacctcctcctcctcttctaaAGATTCATCTGTTCCCCTCAGAGCGCCCAATGAACTTGCAGAGATAGAGCACATGGAGAGCTTATATATGAAGAGCACAATCTCGGCACTTAGAGCTCTGAAGGAGATTAGGAGTGGCAGCTCAACTGTTAGCGTGTTCTCGCTGCCCCCGCTTCATACAAGCGGGTTGGAAGAGACGTGGAAGAAGATCCCGATTCTGGAGCAAGCAGCAAAGTAGCATCTTTCTTGTTTTAGTTAGTTTTCCCTACTTGTGGGGTTATCGTATTTCATGATTAatgtatgtgatatatataatacatgcCCCTATGTATGTAAAGCGAGAGATTATTTGCAATCCTCCTCACAAGACCAGTTAGAATGCCAGATTATAAAGCCTGCCCACTTTGCATtacttatatatgtatgaataaTGCAGACTATCTGTCAGTAATCAGTATAGGAGAAGATCACTGATCTTTCTCGAAATCTTTCTGATCTAAATTATAATGAGATGTTTTCAAACTGAAGTGTACGTTAACGCACCAGTTTCGGGTCCTAACTCTCATGTAATTCTGCATCACAAACATCATTTTCGAAACATGCCCACAAGTGTACGAGCTGGTGTAAGCTGAAAATGCACGTGAAAGTAATACGCTTGCCCACTGGACTGGACTGCCTACTCGAGACAGCCAGCCCTGACTTGGAGGAGATGATAAGAAGATGATGCAGCACCAACCAATATGTGAATCTGTGGTGATTATGGTGCGTGCTGAACTGAAGGTATATCTCCAGCTGGTGCTCGGAGTTACGTTAGTATCCTTGAAGGAGGAAACATATTTGTTGAATCAAATCATGCTAGGTCGTTATTATCATCGTTCCATTCGTGTGACTCTCTAATCACTGCAATTGTTTGTCAGAATGCTAGTGCTCTCTCTGTATAGTctgcattttccttttttatgtGTTAATTCCAGTTTGCAGATGGTTCGCGTTCAGCAACTCCTCTTTTTAAGTTTTGATATGCACAGCACGAACAAGTCAAATTCACTAAATGCATCTATTGTGAATTAAGCTGTTTCTTTATCCAGCTGGAATACAAATGTATTTGTGAAAGAGACCGACCCGGCTTATGATACCACGAGATGAACGAATTATGAGTACTCTATGACTGTTCTCCACAAAAACAAAGAGATCAATTGAACTGATCAAATGCCATCTTTTTGTGCAGGCTATCACTGGTACATATTCATCTATCTTATCGTGTTCTTTAGAATTTCCATTCATGCAGATGCAGGCACAAGCTGCAGCTAATGTGAATGTGAAACCAGAGAGAATGAAATGCTTCCCCATTAGCTTTTGCACAGAAGATACGACATAttaaagagaagaagaaaagatagCTCGAGAGGAGAGACTGATATAGAAATAAAGGGAGTTAAAAGTAGAGATCAGAAACAGGTCGAGTTAACATGCATATATTAGAAAGTAGCACAGAGAATAAATTTGgctcaatcaatcaatatgtatatgttaaaaagaaaggaaaacgCGTTGTCCCAAGATTAAAGCAAAACTTCAATTATCAAACGGACTAGCCACAGGCTCTCAATAATAActtcattcatcagtagcttGTTAACCGTTATTTGATTGGAAGAACTGGATGTATATTGTTCTGCTTTCGAtatctgctgctgcttctaCGCCCGTCTGGTTAAGCACAATGTGCATAATTGCAATACCGTGTTGGAAGCAAATGAAGGGAGTGGAGTGGATACTCCATCTCCAAtataaaaactatatatatggacTGCATTATACAATACATGTGGATTAGATGTGTTCATACCATCAAGGAGGGGATAAAcagtactatatatatatatgtcatccATAACAGATCAGAAACCCAGCAATAGTGGCTCATATCTTTCCCTTCCTGTTAATGATGGAAGCTAAAGGGTTGGTTTTTCTTGTGATTCTGGCGTGTACCTATGGAGTCAAAGGCCAAGAAGGATTGAAGAATGGGTTCTATTCATCCTAGTGCCCAAAAGCGGAGGCCATAGTGAGATCGACTGTCAATCATACTTCAACAAAGATCCCGCCATTGCCCCTGGCCTCTCGAGACTTCACTTCCATGACTGTTTCATTCAGGTATATAATCTCCAGTTTA from Punica granatum isolate Tunisia-2019 chromosome 2, ASM765513v2, whole genome shotgun sequence includes the following:
- the LOC116197427 gene encoding SPX domain-containing protein 2-like, whose protein sequence is MKFGKSLSNQIEETLPEWRDKFLSYKDLKKKLKSIDPRAAAERPAKRPRSDPDRADAGNRDGITEEEIQFIRLLEDEMEKFNSFFVEKEEEYIIRMKILQDGIAKAKDSNEEMLKIKKEIVDFHGEMVLLENYSALNYTGLVKILKKYDKRTGALIRLPFIQRVLQQPFFTTDLLYKLVKGCEVLLDGLFPKHEPKEDPSFLDQTKADCPHNVEDEGSQPSTSTTTTTTTSSSSSKDSSVPLRAPNELAEIEHMESLYMKSTISALRALKEIRSGSSTVSVFSLPPLHTSGLEETWKKIPILEQAAK